The following are encoded together in the Synchiropus splendidus isolate RoL2022-P1 chromosome 7, RoL_Sspl_1.0, whole genome shotgun sequence genome:
- the LOC128763047 gene encoding tumor necrosis factor ligand superfamily member 15-like: MLTAPFSGNISIGKRLLWESDMGQAFCEGGLNYSDGYLWVPEEGYYNLMLQITYKHTKETSASQIYHLSYTAWVISGDYKKNVPLMTVQDSMNGSMKAWSKSLHVSRLLHLAADSKLMVTSSHTSLIGLNEDETFFGVERSPR; this comes from the exons ATGCTGACAG CGCCGTTTTCGGGCAACATCTCCATTGGGAAACGTCTCTTGTGGGAGAGTGACATGGGGCAAGCGTTCTGTGAAGGCGGCCTCAACTACTCTGACGGCTACCTGTGGGTTCCCGAGGAGGGCTACTACAACCTCATGCTGCAGATCACCTACAAGCACACCAAGGAAACCAGCGCCAGCCAGATCTACCACCTGTCTTACACGGCGTGGGTCATATCTGGAGACTACAAGAAAAACGTCCCGCTCATGACCGTGCAGGACTCCATGAATGGCAGCATGAAGGCCTGGTCCAAGTCCCTCCACGTCAGCAGACTTCTGCACTTGGCGGCCGACAGCAAACTGATGGTGACTTCCTCACACACTTCTCTGATTGGTCTGAACGAAGACGAGACGTTCTTTGGTGTGGAGCGGAGTCCGCGGTGA